cattgaagctaatctggaggtttgttaacagtgtccaaagtagggccagatgtatacagaaagGTGTCATCTGTGTagcggtggatcagagaatcaccagcagcaagagcaacatcattggtacagtgggaagaacaagtatttgatacactactgattttgcaggttttcctacttacaaagcatgtagaggtctgtaattttttatcatatatgagcccgagaattgaaccttctggcaccaccatagagactgccagaggacctggacaacaggccctccgatttgacacactgaactctatcagagaagtagttggtgaaccaggcgaggcactcatttgagaaaccaaggctgagtctgccgataagaatgcggtgattgagagtcgaaagccttggccaggtcgatgaatacagctgcacagtattatcttttatcgatggcggttatgatatcgtttaggaccttgtgGGTGGCtgtggtgcacccatgaccagctctgaaaccagattgcatagcggaggaggtacggtgggattcgaaatggtctggattttggttttagattccgtctctcacagttgaagtgtacctatgataaaaattacagacctctacatgctttgtaagtggcaAAACCAGCAAAATCGGCAGtatgtcaaatacttgttctccccactgtaagtgtatgtaaacttccgacttcaactgtaggtctgtaacagtttcgGTCTAGAgtatctccccctttgaagaggggtatgaccacggcagctttctaatctttggggatctcagacaatacggaagagaggttgaacaggctagtaataggggttgcaacaattgcggcagataattttagaaagagtgggtccagattgtctagcccagctgatttgtaggggtccagattttgcagctctttcagaacatcagctatctagatttgggtgaaggagaaatgggggaggcttgggcaagttgctgtggggggcacagagctgttgaccagggtaggtgtagccaggtggaaagcatggccagccgtagaaaaatgcttattgaaattctcgattatcttacatttatcggtggtgacagtgtttcctagcctcagtgcagtgggcagctgtgaggaggtgctcttattctccatggactttagtgtcccataactttttggcctttgtgctacaggatgcacatttatgttataaaaagctagcctttgctttcctaactgcctgtgtatattggttcctgacttccctgaaaagttgcatatcgcaggggctattcgatgctaatgcagtacgccataggatgtttttgtgctggtcaagggcagtcaagtctggagtgaacaaagggctatatctgttcttagttctacatttttggaATGGGGCtggcttatttaagatggtgaggagcacttttaaagaataaccaggcattctctactgatgggatgaggtcaatatccttccaggatacccgggccaggtcgattagaaaggcctgctcgctgaagtgttttagggagcgtttgacagtgatgaggggtggtcgtttgaccgcggacccattatgcatgcaggcaatgaggcagtgatcgctgagatcctggttgaagacagcagaggtgtatttagagggcaagttggtcaggatgatatctaagagagTGCCCATGGTTaaggatttagggttgtacctggttggTACAATggccggaggctgcattcattgtagctggggattttaacaaggctaatctgaaaacaagactccctaaattttatcagcatattgattgcgcaaccaggggtggaaagaccctggatcattgttactctaacttccgcgacgcatataaggccctgccccgcccccctttcggaaaagctgaccacgactccattttgttgatccatgcctacagacagaaactaaaacaagaagctcccacgctgaggtctgtccaacgctggtccgaccaagctgactccacactccaagactgcttccatcacgtggactgggagatgtttcgtattgcgtcagacaacaacattgacgaatacgctgattcggtgtgcgagttcattagaacgtgcgttgaagatgtcgttcccatagcaacgattaaaacattccctaaccagaaaccttggattgatggcagcattcgtgtgaaactgaaggcatgaaccactgcttttaatcagggcaaggtgtctggtaacatgactgaatacaaacagtgcagctattccctccgcaaggctatcaaacaagctaagcgccagtacagagacaaagtagaatctcaattcaacggctcagacacaagaggcatgtggcagtgtctacagtcaatcacggacgacaggaagaaacccagcccagtcacggaccaggatgtcttgctcccaggcagactaaataacttttttgcccgctttgaggacaatacagtgccactgacacggcctgcaacgaaaacatgcggtctctccttcactgcagccgaagtgagtaagacatttaaacgtgttaaccctcgcaaggctgcaggcccagacggcatccccagccgcgccctcagagcatgcgcagaccagctggctggtgtgtttacggacatattcaatcaatccctataccagtctgctgttcccacatgcttcaagagggccaccattgttcctgttcccaagaaagctaaggtaactgagctaaacgactaccgccccgtagcactcacatccgtcatcatgaagtgctttgagagactagtcaaggaccatatcacctccaccctacctgacacccttgacccactccaatttgcttaccgcccaaataggtccacagacgatgcaatctcaaccacactgcacactgccctaacccatctggacaagaggaatacctatgtgagaatgctgttcatcgactacagctcggcattcaacaccatagtaccctcaaggtcatcaagctcgagaccctgggtctcgaccccgctgtgcaactgggttctgacttcctgacgggccaccccccaggtggtgagggtaggcaacaacatctcctccccgctgatcttcaacactggggccccacaagggtgcgttctgagccctctcctgtactccctgttcacccacgactgcgtggccatgcacgctccaactcaatcatcaagtttgcggacgacacaacagtggtaggcttgattaccaacaacgacgagacggcctacagggaggaggtgagggccctcggagtgtggtgtcaggaaaataacctcacactcaacgtcaacaaaactaaggagatgattgtggacttcaggaaacagcagagggaacacccccccatccacatcgatggaacagtagtggagaggttagcaagttttaagttcctcggcatacacatcacagacaaactgaattggtccactcacacagacagcatcgtgaggaaggtgcagcagcgcctcttcaacctcaggaggctgaagaaattcggcttgtcaccaaaagcactcacaaacttctacagatgcacaatcgagagcatcctggcgggctgtatcaccgcctggtatggcaactgcaccgccctcaaccgtaaggctctccagagggtagtgaggtctgcacaacgcatcactgggggcaaactacctgccctccaggacacctacaccacccgatgctacaggaaggccataaagatcatcaaggacatcaaccacccgagccactgcctgttcaccccgctgtcatgcagaaggcgaggtcagtacaggtgcatcaaagctgggaccgagagactgaaaaacagcttctatctcaaggccatcagactgttaaacagccaccactaacattgagtggctactgccaacacactatcaatgacactgactctactccagccactttaataatgggaattgatgggaaatgatgtaaatatatcactagccactttaaacaatgctaccttatataatgttacttaccctacattattcatttcatatgcatacgtagatactgtactctatatcatcgactgcatccttatgtaatacatgtatcactagccactttaactatgccacttggtttacatacttatctcatatgtatatactgtactcgatatcatctactgtatcttgcctatgctgctctgtaccatcactcattcatatatccttatgtacatattccttatccccttacactgtgtataagacagtagtttttttggaattgttagttagattacttgttcgttattactgcattgtcggaactagaagcacaagcatttcgctacactcgcattaacatctgctaaccatgtgtatgtgacaaataaaatttgatttgatttgatttatatatcTATAACAACCGGTaacagtatatgtatatatataaaatcacacacacacgcatatctCAGACGGAAATAAAATGGTCAGACATGTATTGAGATGTTTTATGTGTTAATATTCTACCTATTCATGGATTGCCGACCAGGGGAATGCGCGCGCATGCGTTGATATGAAAACGTTTGCATATTAGCATTTCCGGGAAACAGATCAGTCTTTCCGGTTAACGACACATCCTAAAATGGCGGTGCAAATTTCCAAGAAGAGAAAGGTTTGTGTCGATTTATCTTTAGGATTACAGTTTTGAGTTCACCTAAATAGAAACCTTTCTTATAGTTAGGCAGTTAATTTCTGCGGCACTTGTTACGTGAGTAGAATTTAACATATTCTGTAGCTTTGAAGTCATTGCCGGTAACTAGTTCTTTAGCATGCTAGCCAGCACGCGCACATAATCCCATGCTGAAGCGTGCCGAAATATATTCCTAATTGACTAgtgtagctaactagccaaaGCCTAACTACTTTGCTAACCCACCGTTACCTTTTATGCGCGCAGCCTCGATTTCACGCAATCCGCGCCTTGATGGGTATGATCCTGGCCATGCATGTTTCTTATAACGTTACAATATTTTCAGTTTTACATAAAACATCAATGTCACCGCGAGGCTAAAGACCAGGTGCTTTCGAAAAAACGATTAACCTTAGTTAGGCTAGTTAATGTAAATGTTACACCGGATAGAGGGGGTGTTCAAGTTTTTTTCTAATATTATTGTTATGTTACATGTAAGTTATATTTCATCTTTACTTTTTTTAGACATGTTAGTGTAACAATGGTTAGTCTACTGATTGTTGCAACAAGTAGCCATGTTGCTGTCTGTCACACCAGGTCCTTGTTAATATGGCTTACTAAGTTCCCTGCTGATAACCCCGCTCTCCGCCTGTCCTCATATTTTTACAGTTTATCTCATATGTTTAGTTTGTCGCTGATGGTATCTTCAAAGCTGAACTGAACGAGTTCCTAACAAGAGAGCTGGCTGAGGATGGCTACTCAGGTGTGGAGGTTCGTGTCACCCCAACTAGAACTGAAATCATCATCTTGGCTACCAGGTGAGACCAAAACCCCAGACACGAAGACCACAGAGGACTAGTGATGGCCATCTACTCAAGACTGACCACTTGATTTATTATATTTTGAAAGCACATTCCACTCCAAAATCAAAGTTTGTTGGATATTTTGACCTCAAAGTAGTCATGTCAAGATGAATCCATTGGTTGTGCATGACCAGCAATATGCCTCAACTCAAAATGAATAGAATAGTTTAACACAGCAAATCTGGAAGATACATGATGCTAATCTGTTCCCTTCATTTTGAATTGTGGCATATAGCTGTATTCAGtgactattttttttttaaacaagggaTTGCTGTTTGCAGTGAAAGCTACAATGTTCCCAATATTTTCAATGCATTTTCTGCAACAGCTGGGTAATCTTGACTTTTCTCAACGTATGACCACTTATGAGGTCTGAATATCTGACAAACCCTGTTTTTTTTAGGAAATGTTTATTCTGGTAACTACTGCTGAAAGTGAGTTGAATCAAACTAATGAGGCGCTAACAGACCACGTTCTTTCTCCAGGACACAGAACGTGCTTGGTGAGAAGGGGCGTCGTATACGTGAGCTGACTGCAGTGGTCCAGAAGAGGTTTGGCTTCCCCGAGGGCAGTGTGGAGGTATATTGCGTTTCAGATCATATCAATGTAGGAAGGGCCGACTGCAGGATAATTTACAGTGACGCTTGCGCAGTATTGTTCTTTCCCCCCTGCATACAGCAACCTTTTTGAGGTTGGTGGGTGACTAGAAAGTTTATATTCGCTTGTTCCTTGTCAAATAATAAGAGCAGTTCTACCATTGTCTCATTGTCCCCAAAACATCCCGGGGGGGGGCTCTGTGCTATGAAAGGTTTGCACCATACTGTGAGTGTGTTTTGTAACTTTCCATGTCTGTTTCTCTTGCCATCAGCTGTATGCTGAGAAGGTTGCCACTCGTGGTCTTTGCGCCATTGCCCAGGCAGAGTCTCTGCGCTACAAGCTTCTCGGGGGTCTCGCTGTCCGCAGGTGAGGATCTTTtacctgttttaaaaaaaatgctaCCTATGTATTATACTTGATTCATTGTTTGTTTGCTGATATGGAATACAAGTACTTTGGATATAGAAATGCAACTCTGTAGCATGTTAAATCTATATACACTGACATTTCAAACTTCCAAGATCTTTGTGGATTATGTCAAGTGCAGTGAAAATGGTAAGCTTGGTTTTCAGTTGTGTATTAGAACAACCATTCATTGGAACAACCGACGACGTACTGTAAACTCTTTGCCTTCAGCCACAATTGACCTTTACAACGCTAATGAATAATTATCATGAATACGCAAATGAAAAGATAGTGAAGTGATGCAGTGTTACAGCTCTTGTGAATAGTTATTCCTTCATTGGAACTGGAAGATCCTATTGTTAAAGTCAATATTTTACACTTCTAAATGGTGGAATGACTAGTGTTTAGGGGCAAGTTGAAGACACGGGACTTGTAAGATATGTATTTTCTAATTCTGCTAGTTTTTGTGTTGCAGGGCTTGCTATGGTGTCCTACGGTTCATCATGGAGAGCGGGTCCAAGGGTTGCGAGGTGGTGGTCTCTGGAAAGCTCAGGGGCCAGAGGGCCAAGTCCATGAAGTTCGTGGATGGCCTCATGATCCACAGTGGAGACCCCGTTAACTACTACGTGGACACCGCTGTCCGCCACGTGCTCCTCCGCCAAGGTGAGTTCACCCAGGGGTTTTATGCTTGATTCACACCATACAGTGTCCtcaaagtatttataccccttgacataatccacattttgttacagcctgatttcaaaattgattaaatatttttagacacctttgcaaatttattgaaaacaaagtacataaatatctcatttacataagtattcacatccctgagtcaatacttcgtagaagcacctttggcagcgattgcaggtgagtttttctgggtatgtctctaagacCTGGGTTGTGCAACATTTCGCCATTTATTGTTTTCAAAATTCAAGCTTTATCAAATTAGTTTTTGGTTATTGCTAAATAACAGTTTTGTCATAGATTTGGGTCAAACTGTAAATCGGCCATGTAGGAACTCCAGTATAGATAtggccttgttttaggttattgtccttctgaaaggtgaattcatctcccagtgtctggtgaaaagcaCACTGAACCAGATGTTCCtctgggattttgcctgtgcttaggtcCATTCAGTCCTTAGATTTctaacatacccataacatgatgcagccaccactatgcttgaaaatatgtattggatttgccccaaaaatTACACCAATGCTCAAAGGGATctcaaatatgtttattttttagctATCTTCCAATAGATgccctttgcaaggcattggaaaacctccccggTCTTTGTTTGaatttgtttgaaattcactgcttgaccgAGGAacgttacagataattgtatgtgtggtgtacagagatgcACTATAGGCCCAAGCTGTCTTCACTGGCCTCTTTACACATCCTCCATGTTTACTAGCACTGTGTCCATTACAGCAATGTGGCTATATCCCAATGATCTCTTATAcatcccaaagtgtgcacttgttcacttccttTCACTGATTTCAAAGGAAATGGCTGGTATAAGAAATATGGTTGAAATTCCCAATAGCCCATGCCTCCAttctaatgttttttttttttttagatttgtGGGAAATAGTGAACAAGTGTACACTTCAGGACTAAGGCGATATTACAGGAAAGCACGGTGAGAATAAATGATCCAAGCTAGCTCTGCGTGGTTCAGGTCTGCCCTATGGTGTGAATCAAGCATTAGTGATGTGCCAGACCATGACCAAGAGGACGTGTTATGCAACAGTACTGAAATAATAAGTGATGAAATGGTGACTTGGGGTGCACTCTGTTCTGCCTATCCAAAGGTGTGCTGGGGATTAAGGTGAAAATCATGCTGCCCTGGGATCCCAGTGGTAAGATTGGCCCCAAGAAACCTCTCCCTGACCACGTGAGCATCGTGGAGCCCAAGGACGAGCAGGTCCCCTCAACGCCCATTTCTGAGCAGAAGGGAGCCAAGCCGGAGGCCGCTGCCGTCGCACCTGCCACACCCATCCCAACAGCATAACCACGAGGGACCCCAAGCCAGCATCTCACATTTTCAATGTAAGATGGGGTTAGTGACGTGTTAAAGGCAGGATAAGTTACGGCGCTGATTTGACTTTCCCCCTGCACACAAACTATTTCCTACTATCCCTGTCTGCATCACACTGCTGGCAGGGACGCTTGGCATCATAACACACGTCACCCATTGACATACTAATATAGACATTTAGTTAAAATTGAAATCTGCGATTGCTACATCAAATTTGATTGTGGATACCCATTGGGGATGtcccagaagaagaaaaaattaaCTAGTTATCTTGGTTGACAGAGTATGTTCTTTCGACCCTCTCTTCCTGCTGCTACGCTCCTGAAGTTCCTGGTAATGGGCTACACCAGGCGTCAGCAAACTTTTCCATCTGGAGTGCCAAGATGGTCTGCGTGCCAATTAGGATTATATCTTCGGATCtgtcattgtcatgtggttactCTAAATTCTATCAAAATGATCTAAATCTTAAAGTAACTATTGTCATTGCCAGCtataaaaatagcctacataaagctgaaaaatgaacattgcagcctgcagggaGAAATAAAAAtcctgatatttttttatttattttttatctaagaaatcacattggctacagtgGCTGTCTGCAACGAACTTGAAACATAGTATCAACTGTGTCTGTCCCGAAGCTAGCGCTAGCCAATTTACTTTGTAAAATATTCAGGATTATTGTTCTGGGTTATTATTGATTATTGTTTCCTGCgccagtgagctcgggacagactGTTGTAGGCCTTTTGTGCGAGGGATATGAAGTAATCAGttattttatgacatttccagTGGATAGGAGCATTACACTTTCATG
Above is a window of Oncorhynchus tshawytscha isolate Ot180627B linkage group LG30, Otsh_v2.0, whole genome shotgun sequence DNA encoding:
- the LOC112228404 gene encoding 40S ribosomal protein S3, with amino-acid sequence MAVQISKKRKFVADGIFKAELNEFLTRELAEDGYSGVEVRVTPTRTEIIILATRTQNVLGEKGRRIRELTAVVQKRFGFPEGSVELYAEKVATRGLCAIAQAESLRYKLLGGLAVRRACYGVLRFIMESGSKGCEVVVSGKLRGQRAKSMKFVDGLMIHSGDPVNYYVDTAVRHVLLRQGVLGIKVKIMLPWDPSGKIGPKKPLPDHVSIVEPKDEQVPSTPISEQKGAKPEAAAVAPATPIPTA